Proteins from one Mycobacterium adipatum genomic window:
- a CDS encoding MFS transporter, whose amino-acid sequence MSWSQRPGTRLSESVLGPAIVAITGMQLMATLDGTIVIVALPRMQAELALSDAGKSWVITAYVLAFGGLLLLGGRIGDALGHKRAFLSGVGTFTIASLVCGVATDEITLIAARGLQGIGAAVAAPTGLALIATTYAVGHPRNKALAVSAAMQGLGSVLGLILGGALTELSWRWAFLINVPIGIAIIVIAVIWIAETGHERLTLDVTGALLATLTCAAAVLVFTQGPPRGWIDPWVFGAAAAAVLAAVGFVVVERRADNPLVPFSVFDNPSRVATFVAYFLAGGVMLTVSVMIGLLVQDVLGYSALHAGICFIPFALGMGVGNLAATRFAPRFAPRWLVIGAGSLVLAAMLFGSTLERDVPYFPDLVVLFVLGGLGIGVISVVLPLCAVAGVGPRDIGPVSAVTLMVYNLGGPIVLVIIQAVQTSRTLYLGGTTGPVHDMTPAQLDALGHGYTYSLLWVAGIAVLVGAAALGIRFTAAQIASAQHTKEAVEAGEL is encoded by the coding sequence ATGTCGTGGTCGCAGCGTCCGGGTACGCGGCTCTCCGAAAGCGTGCTGGGCCCCGCCATCGTGGCGATCACCGGGATGCAACTGATGGCCACCCTCGACGGCACCATCGTCATCGTCGCGCTCCCGCGTATGCAGGCCGAACTGGCGTTGTCCGATGCGGGCAAGAGCTGGGTCATCACGGCCTACGTCCTGGCCTTCGGCGGTCTGCTGCTGCTCGGCGGCCGGATCGGGGACGCCCTCGGGCACAAACGCGCCTTTCTGTCCGGTGTGGGTACCTTTACCATCGCCTCGCTGGTCTGCGGCGTGGCCACCGACGAGATCACCCTCATCGCCGCGCGCGGCCTGCAGGGCATCGGCGCCGCGGTGGCCGCACCGACCGGCCTGGCCCTGATCGCCACCACCTATGCCGTCGGCCACCCGCGGAACAAGGCGTTGGCGGTATCGGCGGCCATGCAGGGCCTCGGCTCGGTGCTCGGCCTGATCCTCGGCGGCGCGTTGACCGAGCTGTCGTGGCGCTGGGCCTTCCTCATCAACGTGCCGATCGGCATCGCCATCATCGTCATCGCGGTGATCTGGATCGCCGAGACCGGCCACGAACGGCTCACCCTCGACGTGACGGGCGCCCTGCTGGCCACCCTGACCTGTGCCGCCGCCGTGTTGGTGTTCACCCAGGGCCCGCCGCGCGGCTGGATCGATCCGTGGGTGTTCGGCGCCGCCGCGGCGGCCGTGCTGGCGGCGGTGGGATTCGTTGTCGTCGAACGACGCGCGGACAACCCGCTGGTGCCGTTCTCGGTCTTCGACAACCCCAGCCGGGTCGCGACGTTCGTCGCGTACTTCCTGGCCGGCGGCGTCATGCTGACGGTCAGCGTGATGATCGGCCTGTTGGTGCAGGACGTGCTCGGCTACTCCGCCCTGCATGCCGGCATCTGCTTCATCCCGTTCGCGCTCGGCATGGGGGTCGGCAACCTGGCCGCCACCCGGTTCGCGCCCCGGTTCGCGCCCCGCTGGCTGGTGATCGGGGCGGGCAGCCTGGTGCTGGCCGCCATGCTGTTCGGGTCGACGCTGGAACGCGATGTGCCGTACTTCCCGGATCTGGTGGTGCTGTTCGTGCTGGGCGGGCTCGGTATCGGCGTGATCTCGGTGGTGCTGCCGCTGTGCGCGGTCGCCGGGGTCGGGCCCCGCGATATCGGACCGGTGTCGGCGGTGACGCTGATGGTCTACAACCTCGGCGGCCCGATCGTGCTCGTCATCATCCAGGCCGTGCAGACCTCGCGCACGCTGTATCTGGGCGGGACGACGGGGCCGGTGCACGATATGACGCCCGCCCAGCTCGACGCGCTCGGGCACGGCTACACCTACTCGCTGCTGTGGGTGGCCGGCATCGCCGTGCTCGTCGGCGCGGCCGCCCTGGGCATCCGCTTCACCGCCGCCCAGATCGCCAGCGCCCAGCACACCAAGGAAGCCGTCGAGGCGGGCGAACTGTGA
- a CDS encoding VOC family protein, which yields MTPTRQQISDATAAQGWRLVLGAIHAQVRVRTLAEAAEVATLSAAACADTPGHLQLDLRADRALLRLQSEVDGSVTTQDLELAGRLAVSLRTAGWTLEPGADLHVLEIAIDALDIAAVRPFWKAVTGYVDARSAADLNQGLVDPAGRGPAIWFQQMDVARHESRNRIHIDVDIAHDAAAARIEAALAAGGVMLSDHRAPAFWVLADSEGNEACVCTWQGRD from the coding sequence GTGACCCCGACCCGGCAGCAGATCTCGGATGCCACCGCCGCGCAGGGCTGGCGTCTGGTCCTCGGGGCGATTCACGCGCAGGTGCGGGTGCGCACGCTGGCCGAAGCCGCCGAGGTGGCCACCCTGTCCGCCGCGGCGTGTGCCGACACGCCCGGACATCTGCAGCTGGATCTGCGCGCAGACCGCGCGTTGCTGCGGCTGCAGTCCGAGGTGGACGGGTCGGTGACCACTCAAGATCTGGAACTGGCCGGTCGGCTGGCCGTCTCGCTGCGGACCGCGGGCTGGACGCTCGAACCCGGCGCCGATCTCCACGTCCTCGAGATCGCCATCGACGCGCTCGACATCGCCGCGGTGCGGCCCTTCTGGAAGGCCGTGACGGGCTACGTCGACGCGCGCAGTGCGGCGGATCTGAATCAGGGTCTGGTCGACCCGGCCGGTCGTGGCCCGGCGATCTGGTTCCAGCAGATGGATGTCGCACGACATGAGTCCCGCAATCGGATCCATATCGACGTCGACATCGCCCACGATGCGGCCGCAGCGCGGATCGAGGCGGCGCTGGCCGCGGGCGGGGTGATGCTCAGCGATCACCGCGCTCCGGCGTTCTGGGTGCTCGCCGATTCCGAAGGCAACGAGGCATGCGTCTGCACCTGGCAGGGGCGCGACTGA
- a CDS encoding MFS transporter, producing the protein MRQNSRLPAWVPPWNFIAAVIAIGGMQLLATMDSTVAIVALPKIQDELGLSDAGRSWVITAYVLTFGGLMLLGGRLGDTIGRKRTFIVGVALFTIASVLCGVAWDEATLVIARLLQGVGAAIASPTGLALIATTFPKGPARNKATAVFAAMTGVGSVMGLVVGGALTEVSWRWAFLVNVPIGLIMLYLARTHLTETNRARMKLDAAGAILATLFCTAAVFGFSMGPERGWLSPMTLASGAAACVFGLAFLYVERTAENPVVPFSLFRDRNRVATFIAVFLAGGVMFTLTVLIGLYVQDIMGYSALRAGIGFIPFVVALGIGLGVSSQLVSRFAPRWLVIAGGVFVLAAMIYGSTLNGDIPYFPNLVIPITVGGFGIGMIVVPLTVSAIAGVGFDEIGPVSAIALMLQNLGGPVVLAVIQAVITSRTLYLGGTTGPVKNMNEAQHNALDAGYTYGLLWVAAVAIVVGAVALFVRYTAEEVAHAQEVKDAIDAGELES; encoded by the coding sequence ATGCGGCAAAACAGCAGGTTACCGGCGTGGGTGCCGCCCTGGAACTTCATTGCCGCGGTCATTGCCATCGGTGGTATGCAGCTGCTCGCGACCATGGACAGCACGGTCGCGATCGTCGCGCTTCCTAAGATCCAGGATGAGCTGGGACTCTCCGATGCGGGTCGCAGTTGGGTCATCACCGCCTACGTGCTGACCTTCGGTGGTCTGATGCTGCTGGGTGGGCGCCTCGGTGACACCATCGGTCGCAAACGCACCTTCATCGTCGGTGTTGCGCTGTTCACCATCGCCTCCGTGCTCTGCGGGGTGGCCTGGGACGAGGCCACCCTGGTGATCGCACGCCTGTTGCAGGGTGTCGGTGCCGCCATCGCGTCGCCCACCGGCCTGGCACTGATCGCTACGACGTTCCCCAAGGGCCCGGCCCGGAACAAGGCCACCGCGGTGTTCGCCGCCATGACCGGCGTCGGTTCGGTCATGGGCCTGGTCGTCGGCGGCGCGCTGACCGAGGTGTCCTGGCGCTGGGCGTTCCTGGTGAACGTGCCGATCGGCTTGATCATGCTCTACCTGGCCCGCACCCATCTGACCGAGACCAACCGCGCCCGGATGAAGCTCGACGCCGCCGGCGCCATCCTGGCGACGCTGTTCTGCACCGCCGCGGTGTTCGGGTTCTCGATGGGGCCCGAGCGGGGCTGGCTGTCGCCGATGACCCTTGCCTCGGGAGCGGCGGCCTGCGTGTTCGGGCTGGCCTTCCTCTACGTGGAACGCACGGCGGAGAACCCGGTGGTGCCGTTCTCGCTGTTCCGCGATCGCAACCGGGTGGCCACCTTCATCGCCGTGTTCCTGGCCGGCGGCGTGATGTTCACCCTGACGGTGCTGATCGGCCTGTATGTGCAGGACATCATGGGTTACAGCGCGCTGCGCGCCGGTATCGGCTTCATTCCCTTCGTGGTCGCGCTCGGCATCGGACTCGGGGTGTCCTCGCAGTTGGTGTCGCGGTTCGCGCCGCGCTGGCTGGTGATCGCCGGCGGCGTGTTCGTGCTCGCCGCGATGATCTACGGTTCGACGCTCAACGGTGACATCCCGTACTTCCCGAACCTGGTCATCCCGATCACGGTCGGCGGATTCGGCATCGGCATGATCGTGGTGCCGCTGACCGTGTCGGCGATCGCCGGGGTGGGGTTCGACGAGATCGGTCCGGTGTCGGCGATCGCGCTGATGCTGCAGAACCTCGGCGGACCGGTGGTGCTGGCCGTCATCCAGGCCGTCATCACCTCGCGCACCCTGTACCTGGGCGGTACGACCGGCCCGGTCAAGAACATGAACGAAGCCCAGCACAACGCGCTCGACGCCGGCTACACCTACGGCCTGCTGTGGGTGGCCGCGGTTGCCATCGTGGTCGGTGCGGTCGCGCTGTTCGTCCGCTACACCGCCGAGGAAGTGGCGCACGCCCAGGAGGTCAAGGACGCGATCGACGCGGGCGAGCTGGAGAGCTAG
- the infB gene encoding translation initiation factor IF-2: MAGKARVHELAKELGVTSKEVLARLSAQGEFVKSASSTVEAPVARRLRESFGGGKSAAATDAPAPKAAGKPAAPSGGGPKPGPKPAPQAPPAPPAPPAPAPAAPAAQAPPAPAAPAAPAAKPATPAPPAPAAPAASAGTQTPGPRPGPTPGPKPAPRAPRVGNNPFSSQAPAERPAPRPAAGPGGPRPGPGPGGPRPGAPRPGGASPGNMPPRPPGARPGATGRPGGPRPGPGGRPAPGGRPGGGGGGNYRGGGAGGGAGAGAGAGGAAAGGFRGRPGGGGGGGRPGQRGGAAGAFGRPGGAVRRGRKSKRAKRAEYENMQAPVVGGVRLPHGNGEIIRLARGASLVDFADKINANPASLVQALFNLGEMVTATQSVDDSTLELLGSEMNYVVQVVSPEDEDRELLQSFDLTYGEDEGGEEDLEFRPPVVTVMGHVDHGKTRLLDTIRNASVREGEAGGITQHIGAYQVAVEHEGAERLITFIDTPGHEAFTAMRARGAKATDIAILVVAADDGVMPQTVEAINHAQAADVPIVVAVNKIDKEGADPAKIRAQLTEYNLVAEEYGGDTMFVDISAKNGVNIQALEEAVLLTADASLDLRANPDMEAQGVAIEAHLDRGRGPVATVLIQRGTLRVGDSIVAGDAYGRVRRMVDEHGEDIHEALPSRPVQVIGFTSVPGAGDNLLVVDEDRIARQIADRRSARKRNALAARSRKRISLDDLDAALKETSQLNLILKGDNSGTVEALEEALLGIEIDDEVELRVIDRGVGGVTETNVNLASASNAIIIGFNVRSEGKATELANREGVDIRYYSVIYQAIDEIQSALKGMLKPVYEEKELGRAEIRAIFRSSKVGNIAGCLVTSGIMRRNAKARLLRDNVVVAETVTISSLKREKDDATEVRDGYECGLTLTYNDIKEGDVIEAYELVEKERT, from the coding sequence GTGGCAGGTAAGGCCCGCGTGCACGAGTTGGCTAAGGAACTCGGTGTCACCAGTAAGGAAGTTCTCGCCCGGCTGAGCGCCCAGGGTGAATTCGTCAAATCGGCGTCGTCGACGGTGGAAGCCCCCGTCGCGCGCCGGCTGCGTGAGTCGTTCGGTGGCGGAAAATCCGCCGCCGCGACCGACGCACCCGCCCCGAAAGCCGCCGGCAAGCCGGCAGCGCCGTCCGGTGGCGGTCCCAAGCCCGGCCCCAAGCCGGCACCTCAGGCGCCCCCGGCGCCTCCCGCGCCGCCGGCTCCGGCCCCCGCGGCTCCGGCAGCCCAGGCGCCGCCGGCACCGGCCGCTCCCGCGGCTCCGGCAGCCAAACCGGCGACCCCCGCGCCGCCCGCTCCGGCCGCACCGGCCGCATCGGCGGGCACCCAGACCCCAGGTCCCCGTCCGGGCCCGACTCCGGGACCCAAGCCCGCCCCGCGCGCCCCGCGCGTCGGCAACAACCCGTTCTCCTCGCAGGCGCCGGCCGAGCGTCCGGCACCGCGTCCGGCCGCCGGTCCCGGCGGTCCCCGTCCGGGCCCCGGTCCCGGTGGCCCGCGCCCGGGCGCACCCCGTCCCGGTGGAGCCTCACCAGGCAATATGCCCCCTCGTCCGCCGGGTGCGCGTCCCGGTGCGACCGGTCGTCCCGGCGGACCGCGTCCCGGTCCGGGCGGTCGTCCGGCTCCCGGTGGCCGTCCCGGTGGCGGTGGTGGCGGTAACTACCGCGGTGGCGGTGCGGGCGGCGGCGCCGGTGCAGGTGCCGGTGCCGGCGGAGCAGCAGCCGGTGGTTTCCGTGGCCGTCCCGGTGGCGGTGGCGGCGGTGGTCGTCCCGGCCAGCGCGGCGGTGCCGCGGGCGCCTTCGGTCGTCCCGGCGGTGCGGTCCGTCGTGGCCGCAAGTCGAAGCGGGCGAAACGCGCCGAATACGAGAACATGCAGGCCCCGGTCGTCGGTGGGGTGCGGTTGCCGCACGGCAACGGCGAGATCATCCGGCTGGCCCGCGGTGCGTCGCTGGTCGACTTCGCCGACAAGATCAACGCCAACCCGGCCTCGCTGGTGCAGGCCCTGTTCAACCTGGGCGAGATGGTCACCGCCACCCAGTCGGTGGACGACTCGACGCTGGAACTGCTCGGCAGCGAGATGAACTACGTCGTGCAGGTGGTGTCCCCGGAGGACGAGGACCGCGAACTGCTGCAGTCGTTCGACCTGACCTACGGCGAGGACGAGGGCGGTGAGGAAGATCTCGAGTTCCGTCCGCCGGTCGTCACCGTGATGGGTCACGTCGACCACGGCAAGACCCGCCTGTTGGACACCATCCGTAACGCCAGCGTGCGTGAGGGCGAGGCCGGTGGCATCACCCAGCACATCGGTGCCTACCAGGTCGCCGTCGAGCACGAGGGTGCCGAGCGGCTCATCACCTTCATCGACACCCCCGGTCACGAGGCATTCACCGCGATGCGTGCCCGTGGCGCGAAGGCCACCGATATCGCGATCCTGGTGGTCGCCGCCGATGACGGTGTGATGCCGCAGACGGTGGAGGCCATCAACCACGCGCAAGCGGCCGATGTGCCGATCGTGGTGGCGGTCAACAAGATCGACAAGGAGGGCGCCGACCCGGCCAAGATTCGGGCGCAGCTCACCGAGTACAACCTGGTGGCCGAGGAGTACGGCGGCGACACCATGTTCGTCGACATCTCGGCCAAGAACGGGGTCAACATCCAGGCGCTCGAGGAGGCGGTGCTGTTGACCGCCGACGCGTCGCTGGACCTGCGGGCCAACCCCGATATGGAAGCCCAGGGTGTGGCGATCGAAGCGCACCTCGACCGTGGCCGCGGCCCGGTGGCCACCGTGCTGATCCAGCGCGGCACGCTGCGCGTCGGGGACTCGATCGTCGCCGGCGATGCCTATGGTCGCGTGCGCCGCATGGTCGACGAGCACGGCGAGGACATCCACGAGGCGCTGCCGTCGCGTCCCGTCCAGGTCATCGGCTTCACGTCGGTGCCCGGGGCCGGCGACAACCTGCTGGTGGTCGACGAGGACCGGATTGCCCGGCAGATCGCCGATCGACGCAGTGCCCGCAAGCGCAACGCGCTGGCAGCGCGGAGCCGCAAGCGCATCAGCCTGGACGATCTGGATGCAGCGTTGAAGGAGACTTCACAGCTGAACCTGATCCTCAAGGGCGACAACTCCGGCACCGTGGAGGCGCTGGAGGAGGCCCTGCTGGGTATCGAGATCGACGACGAGGTGGAACTGCGCGTCATCGACCGCGGTGTCGGTGGTGTCACCGAGACCAACGTCAACCTGGCGTCGGCGTCGAATGCCATCATCATCGGCTTCAACGTGCGCTCCGAGGGCAAGGCCACCGAGCTGGCCAACCGCGAGGGTGTCGACATCCGCTACTACTCGGTGATCTACCAGGCCATCGACGAGATCCAGAGCGCGCTCAAGGGCATGCTCAAGCCGGTCTACGAGGAGAAGGAACTCGGCCGCGCCGAGATCCGGGCCATCTTCCGGTCCTCCAAGGTCGGCAATATCGCCGGTTGCCTCGTCACCTCCGGCATCATGCGCCGCAACGCCAAGGCGCGCCTGCTGCGGGACAACGTGGTGGTTGCCGAGACGGTCACCATCTCCTCGCTGAAGCGGGAGAAGGATGACGCCACCGAGGTGCGCGACGGCTACGAGTGTGGTCTCACGCTGACCTACAACGACATCAAAGAGGGCGACGTCATCGAGGCGTACGAACTCGTCGAGAAGGAACGCACCTAA
- a CDS encoding ferritin-like domain-containing protein, protein MTSAQPSPDPDRPADAAQAALFDAVATEHGVIYGYGMVSAHSTPEDNALVAEAMAQHRTRREAALVMLTGHSVTPPLPAPGYQLPLEVTDPGDAAELAVRMESDTATAWRAVLEQAQTPEDRRFAVTAMTQAAVLAARWNQVLGVPQITMAFPGGPETTG, encoded by the coding sequence GTGACCTCGGCCCAGCCCAGCCCCGACCCGGACCGACCGGCCGACGCCGCGCAGGCGGCGTTGTTCGACGCCGTCGCGACCGAACACGGCGTGATCTACGGCTACGGCATGGTCTCGGCGCATTCCACCCCCGAGGACAACGCACTGGTCGCCGAGGCGATGGCCCAGCACCGGACGCGTCGCGAAGCGGCACTGGTGATGCTGACCGGACACTCGGTCACCCCGCCACTGCCGGCCCCCGGTTACCAGCTACCGCTGGAGGTGACCGATCCCGGCGATGCGGCCGAGCTCGCGGTGCGCATGGAGTCCGACACCGCCACCGCGTGGCGGGCGGTACTGGAACAGGCGCAGACACCGGAGGATCGCCGCTTCGCGGTGACCGCCATGACGCAGGCCGCGGTGCTGGCCGCCCGCTGGAACCAGGTGCTCGGGGTCCCCCAGATCACCATGGCTTTCCCGGGCGGGCCAGAGACGACCGGCTAG
- the nusA gene encoding transcription termination factor NusA: MNIDMAALHAIEADKGISVDIVVDTIKSALLTAYRHTEGHEADARIDVDRKTGVVKVMARETDDDGNLINEWDDTPEGFGRIAATTARQVILQRLRDAENERMYGEFSAREGDIVAGVVQRDARENTRGNVVVRVGTEAKGSDGMIRPAEQVPGEGYEHGDRLRCYVIGVSRGAREPKIELSRTHPNLVRKLFALEVPEIADGSVDIVAVAREAGHRSKIAVASRVPGLNAKGACIGPMGQRVRNVMSELSGEKIDIIDFDEDPARFVANALSPAKVVSVTVIDESTRAARVVVPDFQLSLAIGKEGQNARLAARLTGWRIDIRSDAAPEPGAG; encoded by the coding sequence ATGAACATCGACATGGCGGCGCTTCATGCCATCGAGGCCGACAAGGGGATCTCGGTCGATATCGTCGTGGACACCATCAAATCTGCGTTGCTGACCGCCTACCGGCACACCGAGGGGCACGAGGCCGACGCGCGTATCGACGTCGACCGCAAGACCGGTGTGGTCAAGGTGATGGCCAGGGAGACCGATGACGACGGCAACCTGATCAACGAATGGGACGACACCCCAGAGGGATTCGGCCGTATCGCGGCGACCACGGCGCGCCAGGTGATCCTGCAGCGGCTACGCGACGCCGAGAACGAGCGGATGTACGGCGAGTTCTCCGCGCGTGAGGGCGACATCGTGGCCGGGGTGGTGCAGCGCGACGCCCGGGAGAACACCCGTGGCAACGTGGTCGTGCGGGTCGGTACCGAGGCCAAGGGCTCCGATGGCATGATCCGGCCCGCCGAGCAGGTGCCCGGCGAGGGCTACGAACACGGTGACCGATTGCGCTGTTATGTCATCGGCGTGTCCCGCGGTGCCCGCGAGCCCAAGATCGAGCTGTCCCGGACCCACCCGAACCTGGTGCGCAAACTGTTCGCCCTCGAGGTCCCCGAGATCGCGGACGGGTCGGTGGACATCGTGGCGGTGGCCCGTGAGGCCGGTCACCGGTCCAAGATTGCCGTCGCGTCCCGGGTGCCCGGCCTGAACGCCAAGGGCGCGTGTATCGGCCCGATGGGGCAGCGCGTCCGCAATGTGATGAGCGAGCTGTCGGGGGAGAAGATCGACATCATCGACTTCGACGAGGACCCGGCCCGGTTCGTCGCGAACGCGCTGTCGCCGGCCAAGGTGGTCTCGGTGACCGTCATCGACGAGAGCACCCGGGCCGCCCGGGTGGTGGTGCCGGACTTCCAGCTGTCGCTGGCGATCGGCAAAGAGGGGCAGAACGCCAGGCTGGCGGCCCGCCTGACCGGGTGGCGCATCGATATCCGCAGTGACGCCGCGCCCGAACCCGGCGCCGGGTGA
- a CDS encoding proline--tRNA ligase, translating into MITRMSELFLRTLRDDPADAEVPSHKLLIRAGYVRAVGPGIYSWLPLGLRVLRKIENIVRSEMNAIGGQEILLPALLPRAPYETTNRWTEYGDTLFRLQDRRNNDYLLGPTHEELFTLTVKGEYSSYKDLPVLLYQIQTKYRDEARPRAGILRGREFVMKDSYSFDVDDDGLKTAYHNHREAYQRIFNRLGVKYVIVSAVSGAMGGSASEEFLAESEVGEDTFVRCVESGYAANVEAVITRAPADVPLAGQPAAVVHDTPDAPTIATLVDWANSAGLAQFDGRTVTAADTLKNVLLKTREPGGEWELLGIGIPGDREVDEKRLGAALEPADFALLDDADFAAHPFLVKGYVGPKALQDNGVRYLVDPRVVTGTSWITGADEPNKHVVGLVAGRDFTPDGTIEAADVRDGDPSPDGAGVLTSARGIEIGHIFQLGRKYADAFSADVLGENGKPVRLTMGSYGIGVSRLVAVIAEQQHDEIGLRWPSAVAPFDVHVVIANKDAGAREGAGELAGELSRLGFEVLFDDRTSSPGVKFKDAELLGMPWIVVVGRGWADGVVELRNRFTGEARELAVDGAAAEVAAQLRA; encoded by the coding sequence GTGATCACCCGTATGTCCGAGCTGTTCCTGCGAACCCTGCGTGACGACCCCGCCGACGCCGAAGTCCCCAGCCACAAGCTGCTGATCCGCGCCGGCTACGTCCGCGCGGTCGGCCCGGGGATCTACAGCTGGCTGCCCCTGGGTCTGCGGGTGCTGCGCAAGATCGAGAACATCGTCCGCAGCGAGATGAATGCCATCGGCGGCCAGGAGATCCTGCTGCCCGCGCTGTTGCCGCGCGCCCCGTACGAGACCACCAATCGCTGGACCGAATACGGCGACACCCTGTTCCGGCTGCAGGACCGGCGCAACAACGACTATCTGCTCGGCCCGACCCACGAGGAACTGTTCACCCTGACGGTGAAGGGGGAGTATTCCTCCTACAAGGACCTGCCGGTGCTGCTCTATCAGATCCAGACCAAGTACCGCGACGAAGCGCGACCGCGCGCCGGCATCCTGCGCGGCCGGGAGTTCGTGATGAAGGACTCCTACTCCTTCGATGTCGACGACGACGGCCTCAAGACCGCCTATCACAACCATCGCGAGGCCTACCAGCGCATCTTCAACCGGCTCGGGGTCAAGTACGTGATCGTCTCGGCGGTGTCCGGAGCGATGGGCGGCAGCGCTTCCGAGGAGTTCCTCGCCGAGAGCGAGGTCGGTGAGGACACCTTCGTGCGCTGCGTGGAATCGGGTTACGCGGCCAACGTCGAGGCCGTGATCACCCGGGCTCCCGCCGATGTGCCGCTGGCGGGCCAGCCCGCCGCCGTCGTGCACGACACCCCGGACGCGCCGACCATCGCGACCCTGGTCGACTGGGCCAACTCGGCCGGGCTCGCCCAGTTCGACGGACGGACCGTCACCGCGGCGGACACCCTGAAGAACGTCCTGCTGAAAACCCGTGAACCGGGCGGCGAGTGGGAGCTGCTCGGGATCGGCATTCCCGGCGACCGCGAGGTCGACGAGAAGCGCCTGGGCGCCGCGCTGGAACCGGCCGATTTCGCCCTGCTCGACGATGCCGATTTCGCCGCTCACCCGTTCCTGGTGAAGGGGTACGTCGGACCGAAAGCGTTGCAGGACAACGGTGTCCGATACCTTGTCGATCCACGGGTGGTGACCGGCACCTCCTGGATCACCGGAGCGGATGAACCCAACAAGCACGTGGTGGGCCTGGTCGCGGGCCGCGATTTCACCCCCGACGGCACCATCGAGGCCGCCGATGTGCGCGATGGTGACCCCTCCCCGGACGGTGCCGGGGTACTCACCTCGGCCCGTGGCATCGAGATCGGCCATATCTTCCAGCTCGGTCGCAAGTACGCCGACGCGTTCTCCGCCGACGTGCTCGGTGAGAACGGCAAGCCGGTCCGGCTCACCATGGGCTCCTACGGAATCGGGGTGTCCCGGTTGGTCGCAGTGATCGCCGAACAGCAGCACGACGAGATCGGGCTGCGCTGGCCCAGCGCCGTGGCACCCTTCGATGTGCACGTCGTCATCGCCAACAAGGACGCCGGCGCCCGCGAGGGGGCAGGAGAGCTGGCCGGTGAACTGTCTCGGCTGGGCTTCGAGGTGCTCTTCGACGACCGCACCTCCTCGCCCGGGGTGAAGTTCAAGGACGCCGAACTGCTCGGCATGCCGTGGATCGTGGTGGTCGGACGCGGCTGGGCAGACGGTGTGGTCGAACTGCGCAACCGCTTCACCGGCGAGGCCCGCGAACTCGCCGTCGACGGCGCGGCCGCCGAAGTGGCCGCCCAGCTGCGGGCCTAG
- a CDS encoding YlxR family protein translates to MIQRETSAIPARVHRSPDGPVRTCVGCRKRELAVELLRVAAVSDRPGNYAVTVDTTGNLPGRGAWLHPDPQCLEAAVRRRAFVRALRITGSPDTSAVVEYVSATLGADGFGPTG, encoded by the coding sequence ATGATCCAGCGCGAGACTTCGGCCATCCCGGCTCGTGTGCATCGGAGCCCAGACGGACCGGTGCGCACGTGTGTGGGATGCCGGAAGCGAGAACTGGCCGTCGAACTGCTTCGAGTGGCCGCTGTATCCGACAGGCCCGGCAATTACGCCGTGACTGTGGACACAACGGGTAACCTGCCGGGGCGGGGTGCATGGCTGCATCCCGACCCACAGTGTCTTGAAGCGGCAGTCCGTCGGCGAGCGTTCGTCCGAGCGTTGCGCATCACCGGTTCACCGGATACATCCGCGGTGGTCGAGTACGTCAGTGCCACACTGGGCGCTGACGGGTTCGGCCCCACCGGCTAG
- the rimP gene encoding ribosome maturation factor RimP, which yields MASDDPLRSAQLPSRERVIELLDGAFVRAGYEVEDVLIGGGRPPRLTVVADAEGGVDLDAIAALSKVASAALDAAEETAGDFGAYVLEVTSRGVDRPLTSETHFRRSRARKVDVELADGSALTGRIGQVADGVVTLVVAAGRDFEIRPIAVTAIAKAIVQVEFSPPNRRELELIEQSGKGDDE from the coding sequence GTGGCATCGGATGACCCGCTGCGGTCTGCGCAGCTACCGTCGCGTGAGCGGGTGATCGAGCTTCTCGACGGGGCGTTCGTCCGGGCGGGCTACGAGGTCGAAGATGTCCTGATCGGCGGCGGCCGTCCGCCGCGGCTCACCGTGGTCGCCGATGCCGAGGGCGGCGTGGACCTCGACGCCATCGCCGCGTTGTCGAAAGTCGCCTCGGCCGCCCTGGACGCGGCCGAGGAGACCGCGGGGGACTTCGGCGCCTATGTCCTGGAGGTGACCTCCCGCGGCGTCGACCGGCCGCTGACCTCCGAGACGCATTTCCGCCGTTCCCGCGCGCGCAAGGTCGACGTCGAGCTGGCGGACGGATCGGCGCTGACCGGTCGGATCGGGCAGGTCGCCGACGGTGTGGTGACGCTCGTCGTCGCCGCGGGCAGGGATTTCGAGATCCGCCCGATTGCCGTCACCGCGATCGCCAAAGCAATTGTGCAAGTGGAATTTTCGCCGCCGAACCGGCGCGAGTTGGAGCTGATCGAGCAATCAGGAAAGGGGGACGACGAATGA